The Setaria viridis chromosome 2, Setaria_viridis_v4.0, whole genome shotgun sequence DNA window GTCATTGATGGATGTCACGTCGTATGGTCGCGCCTGCTATTCTGCTAATTGCCGCGGCTCATCTTTCATGTGGCGGCGGTGCGCATGCGAATGGCCACGCGCCACCGAGCCATGCACTCGCATGGACGACATCGACGACACCTCCGTTCCCCTCGGCACCGTCGAGTGGCGGTGGTGCCGTCCACTCCCCTGGTTTACCCTTGCAGCGTGCTCCACCTTAGAGTTGACCCTCTTCAGGCGCAAGGACTGCCgaatcctctccttcctcttctcccgcaccgacgacgacgacggcttcCCCCTCGACCTgccggccgccgtgccgcccccgcggcggtcaccgtcgtcgtcttcggaggaggaggaggaggaggaggagtatgAGTCCGTGTCGTCGCAGCTGCTGGTGCTGAGCTCCCCCAACTCGAcgtcccgccggcggcggcgtcggccgcgGTACACGCGCTTGGTGTCGCGCACCTTGTGGCAGAGGAGGCAGCACGCGCCGCCGAGCGCGCGGCAGCAAGCCGAGCAGGGCTTCCACACCATCTTGAAGGCGTTCTTGGCCACGCACTTGACGATGCCTAGCTTGCACAGGAGATACCCGAAGAGCAGCACTGTGCGAACAAAGGTAATAAGCAGAGGATATGAGAAGACACATCACACATCAATAATAGGGTGGATAGGGATTGTGCGCGACTCACCGATGTAGGTGAGGATGGCAACCACGAAGAGCCTGGCCAAGCTTGAGACGCAGAGGTGCTCGACGAAGCAGGGCAGGTCCCATGTCCCCGAGCAAACGCCCCTTGATTTGACAAGAtgaggaagaaagggaaaaacTATCGATCAACGGTGCTGAATCATCCGCTCAGGAACAAAGTCGAATGCCCTCTCGCTGTGTATTTGATCCCGCGATGCATGTGAGGATGACGAACTTACTCGCAGGACGCGCCGAAGAGAGCCTTGAACGGCGCCGACAGGGCGTTCCCGACGAACGTGCCGAGGCCGTCTGCCGCCGTGCTGACGACGGAGCCCATCGATCTTATGTCGCAGAACGACCCGATCGAGCAACTGCTTTCTTCATCTCTGTTGATGATGTTGTTGGCCTGCAGTGGCGGTTGCATTCACGTTCGGATCTGTTGGGCTGGGCTCTAGTATTTACCATCAGCCACTACATTGGACCGGGCCGGGCAAAGCTAATAGGCGTGAATTTGCCAAAAGGGAATACACACTAGGCGATAGCACGTATGAGTTAATTCAGTCTAAAAAAAACGTATGAGTTAATTTTCCATAGTTTACAAAAGATGGAATACCCAGTAACAGTATCTCTGTTCAATTTCTCTACTTTGCCAGCCTAATCCAATTTCTCTACTTTCTAATTGAGTAGCCAGGGAAACTGAGGAGGTTTGGGGGCTAACTGATTTTGTTTGTATTGCTTGCTTTAGGTAATTAATACCTTCTAGTTAAAGATCCCCGAGGACCAACTTATGTCAAGGTGTACAAAGTGTAATGGTAGTTTTATTCAGAAACCACTCACCCTTGAGGAAGCTGTTGAAGCCTCAAAAGGTTTCCAGGTTATTCCCTCGTGCTTGTTCAACCGAAATCTTTGAGTTCTGGAAGTGCACAGATTGCAATCAACTCTATTGGGAGGTAGTTAATCTTCTACCATATACAATTCATGCCAAATTATACTGTTTCTCCATTTATTATAAGCAGCTATCTTATACATTCACAGGGAACGTAACTCAATGCCACAATGCATTTCAGAAGTTTTTGTCAGTCTGCAACATCAGTGATTAAGCAGTGGGCCTTCTCGTGTCTGTAACCTACTGAGACTTCATCACCTCTTGGCGAGAGAAAACTGGATAATCATCTCAATCTGATCTTTGGCATCCGATTGCGTGCGATGAAGCAGACCTCCGATTTTAGTGGTTGTTTGTCCCTGAGTCGTTGTAAATAGCCAAACATGTTTCAGTTACTGCCTTACTGCAACTATTTTGAAACGtgttccttttgttttataCAGAAATAGAGACAAAAGATGGAATACCCAGTGCAGCATCTCTGTTCAATTTCCCTACTTTGTCAGCCTGATCCAACATGTATCGTGAAAATTCAGAAGGTGAAGTTACACCAAATATAACATCCTTTGGCATAAATTTATTCATACTTGGACATGATTGTACAATTGTCTCAGAAGTTTGCATGATGGCGCTAAATTCTTGTTAGGACGCACATATTCTGGCAAGTGGAGCGGCAATAACATTTACAAATCCATGTTAAGTAAACATACAACGCCAAATCGGCGTAATTACAACATATTTAATCTTAGGTTGCATCTATTATCTGTAGATAAAGGTGACAAGTGTACATCTAGGTTTTATCTATCAATTAATCTATCTATCATCCATATGACTACATGCTGAGTTGTTGACAATTGCTGGTGACGCGCGTGTGCTGGTCATCTGGACCTCGCCGTCGCTGGCTACGCGGCGTAAGGATCACTCCATGACTTGTCCTCGGCGGCAGCCTTCTCCCACCTCTTGTTGAAAATCTGCATCTCCCTGAACGACCGCAACCTCACCGCGGCCCGCCCTGCCGATGCCGTGGCCTTGCCACCGTCGCTGAGCATGGGGACGCCACGGTGGAGCACGTACTGGCTGTCCACCACTCCGACGTTGacggcgcggtcgccctgcgcgCAGTATCCGAGCCTGTAGTCGAGCCCCCACCCGTGGATGAGATCGTTCTGAACCATCCGCCACGCgcaccgccacgccgcccgcgAGAACACCGGCACCATCACCTCCACCCACCCCGCGCACGGCGGCCGCCCCGtgctgccgtcgccgtcgccgcagcgCGTGTTCCGCACGCGCCGGTGCACGCCGTCCGCCGTCGGcgccagcgcgcgcgccgtgATGGCGTGGTGTATCTCCGAGCGGCGGTCGAGCGCCGGCTGCGACACCTCGAGCCCTTCCCTCCGCACGACGTCGAGGTACCTGACGGGGTCGAAGGCGTCGACCTCGATGTCCTCGTCCCAGACGAAGACGTAGTCGTACTCCGCCACCACGTCCGGGTGCAGGAACCGCTTCGCGAACCACCACTTGGTCTGCCCCTTCGCCGCCACGTGCACGGCGCGGCCCGACCACTCGACGTCGCTCCACTGCTCCACCGCGCCGTCGTAGTGGAAGAGCATGACGGTGAAGTCGGCGGCGGGGAACTTGGAGACGAGCTTGTCGACGACCGCCTTGTTCTTGATCCCCACGGGGATCGCCAGGAGGCTCTTGGGCTTCGGCGGCGCCGTGGCTACTGCTTCCTGCTCCTTCTTCCGGGTCTCGGGGTCCCCGGCCAGCGAGGGCTCCATCTCCAGGTTGCTGGTGTCGTGCGCGATGCCCCTCGGCAGCGGCTCGCTGCCTGACGACGACCGGCGTTTGTTTGCGCGGCTGTTCCTGCCGGGCTCTTTCGTCGTCGGCTCGACGGCCACGGCGCGAAGTATCTTGCGCGGGATCCGCGTCGTTGCCAGATCCTTTACAAGGACGCCGCGTGCCGACGTGTTGTTGTCCGTGCGATGAAGCGTCGCAaccccgccggcgacgacgaaaAGCAGCACGACGCAgatgagcgccgccgccgacccgatCTTGCGCAGGGACGAGCCCTTCCCGTTCGACGAGAAAGCAGAACCCATGGCCGCAGTTCTTGCGTGTAACTGTGTAAGGGATGATTGGAAGGGAGAGGTGACTTCTTCTCTGTGTTGTTGCCGGATGGTTGGTTCATCTTTATAGTCTCGTGTGACGAGTTCGACTTCGGATCGACTTCGACACTTTGTTATGGCGGTGGCGGGAATCCGATCGAGTATACACAGTCCGAACTTGGTGGTCATGGCCGAGTCGGACGGATCGAGGACGCGTTTGCGAGCTCCTGGGCCGAAACTGCGGACACCGGCCTGCAAGCAGCAACACTGGGAATTAAATTCATTTCCTGCCTACTGTTCATGAAAAGCGATTGCAAAAATGAATGAGCCTTGCGTAGTGATAGAAGCACATGTCCCGTAATTGAATCCAAGTCCTTTTAATATATTACTATCTCAGTATCGAAATATACGTCATTGTTCATTTTTTATGATGTTTGACCATTTATcttaggtaaaagaaaaaaatgtatttttcatctcttaAATATTTTGAAAGTATGACATTCATCCCTCGTATTTTAATTGGTGCAAATCAATGACTTAACTAATTATAGCAGTGCATTAATCATCCCTACACCTCACCTTAACAATAGTTTAATACCATCTATGCTGGTTTATACCACGTAATCATCTAACTAATCGCTAAGATTAGCGATGTAATATGCCGAGTCGGAGACATAAGGTCCAAAAAGAAATTAGTAAATCCTCTAAATTGGTACCCCAtaattctttttaaaaaattagtGAAATCGATTCACACTGATCAGTTATAGCGATTAACTCAACACAAGACGTGGCTAAGCAGTGATCAGCAAGTTGATTAAATGGTATAAATGTTGGGGATGTTCCTTGCAGGCTAGGGTCTAGGGACTCCATTTGTGTATAAAAGAGGCCTAACTAAGGTCTAGGCGCTCAATTTGGATATCCAAGGGTATAGCTGTAAAGTCCCAGTAATATCCAACACCACCAATGGAATATGCATGAATAGCCATCTACTCCTCCCTATAAACAGAGCCCTAGGGCTTGGGTGAGGGGACTCTTGGCCATACTAAACCGTTGTTATGACCCTAAACTATTGTTAGACTAATGCGGGGATAATGAATGCACCGGTTATTTCGTTCTAGATGGGAGAGGAAAGGATTATTCTTTTCTACTGATTTAACATTCAGTTGGTTACTAGGTCCCTTTGGGAGGACTCTCAATAACTTCAGCTCTGCACTATAGCGTACGAGGAGCTAGAGCTGGTGAAGCCAAAAATTCTAGTTTCACGGGATCCACGTTGGTTtgggaaagagagagaaaaagctTCATACTATAATGCCCTGAAAATAGTGGATGTATGCACCAAATGCATTTTTATAGTAACctgtattctttttttctttgcaaaagGAGCATGTAAGCCATTAGATTAAGATGAAGCACAGTACAGACCCCTCTGGATTTACAGAAAACActttggaaaaggaaaaaattacaaataGATTCGGACGCACTCCTCTTCCAGGTGAGAACTTTGCAGACAGGACCCTAAGAAACAACGAATTCAATTCCGAGGTCCTTAAGGCCAGCTGCAGGTCTCCCTGCCTGCTTGTCGCCCATCGCCTCgtcggagaagaggaagaagagcgcATCACAGGAAGCAGAGGCCACCGTCGAGGAAACAAAGATTTTAGCCGCAAGACGTCCCCCCTCTAGTGCACATCAGCCGTCGTTCAGAAAGCACAACCCCCAGGGGGTAGCAAGGCCTTCCTCCCTTTCgcagaagagaagaaagattgacgggtccatagacccaaGGTCCCCAATGGACCCACCTTTTCACAACGCTTGGCCCAAGCGGTGTCTCAACAATGCGTGCCTGGGCCAGCCCAGATACGCGATGCCAGGCCGTGACCATGATTCGGCCACTGACCGGCGCCCCCGACCAAGAGGCCTGGTCGGGGCCAGGGCCACAATCCAACTCTGACAAAATTCCCCCGACCGGGGATGTGCCTCTGATTAGATTGACACATATCGCTCCCTCCCGACCAACACGGTCGGGATCGACCGGGACGACCGACCAGGGACACCCGCTCGGTGTGGGCCTAGGGTGCAGGTAGAGTAGATAAGGGAAGACGCTCAGGTCAACCGACATACAGAGAACTATACCTCACCACGCCCTACGCATGCAACGCACAGTGCCGCCCTGCCATGTCAGGCGGACACTATGCTACCTATCCGTCACGACAGAGCGACCGGACGAGATGAACAGGGATGGAGGGCGATGGCTACCCCGTACCCGACGACATGGGCACTGAAAGGATTAGGCAGCCCTTGTGcagcttttctctctctctgacttgtaaTGTCGTCCCCTTGAACTATAAAgggctctctctctcactcagaGACTCTCTAGCTCTCTCTCGATACTCCGATGCTCATACGCACTCGAACACTCTCTCCAACACTTAGCGCACGTTCGAGCCCCCGTCACTCTCCTCCACTCGGATCAGAGCATGGCCGGGCCTCAAACACCCCCTTCTCCACTCCTCGCTCATTTGTACCCGCACTGCAAACTTAGAGCACCTAGGCTCATGAATACAATTGACTGACTGAGCCCCGACTGGACATAGGGCCTgatgcccgaaccagtataaatcctgagtcattgtgtgctaggccatattcGATCTAACGTGCAGCAAACTACGTATATTTACCTGTCGACCAGATTCCGCAGTGACAGTTTGGCACCATCCATGGGGATCCGCCATGCGTACGCGTTTTCAGTCATCGGATGGCTC harbors:
- the LOC117844115 gene encoding uncharacterized protein, encoding MQPPLQANNIINRDEESSCSIGSFCDIRSMGSVVSTAADGLGTFVGNALSAPFKALFGASCEGVCSGTWDLPCFVEHLCVSSLARLFVVAILTYIVLLFGYLLCKLGIVKCVAKNAFKMVWKPCSACCRALGGACCLLCHKVRDTKRVYRGRRRRRRDVELGELSTMLKKWKEDLQDQVID
- the LOC117844116 gene encoding uncharacterized protein — translated: MGSAFSSNGKGSSLRKIGSAAALICVVLLFVVAGGVATLHRTDNNTSARGVLVKDLATTRIPRKILRAVAVEPTTKEPGRNSRANKRRSSSGSEPLPRGIAHDTSNLEMEPSLAGDPETRKKEQEAVATAPPKPKSLLAIPVGIKNKAVVDKLVSKFPAADFTVMLFHYDGAVEQWSDVEWSGRAVHVAAKGQTKWWFAKRFLHPDVVAEYDYVFVWDEDIEVDAFDPVRYLDVVRREGLEVSQPALDRRSEIHHAITARALAPTADGVHRRVRNTRCGDGDGSTGRPPCAGWVEVMVPVFSRAAWRCAWRMVQNDLIHGWGLDYRLGYCAQGDRAVNVGVVDSQYVLHRGVPMLSDGGKATASAGRAAVRLRSFREMQIFNKRWEKAAAEDKSWSDPYAA